A single Pyxicephalus adspersus chromosome 8, UCB_Pads_2.0, whole genome shotgun sequence DNA region contains:
- the LOC140337437 gene encoding proto-oncogene Mas-like, translated as MNITSVNEIDINGTILQDHRLCTEDPERRLPAVDAIFLGICVLGLVGNIIVFWNLCFRIPRNKYTVYIANLSIADTLMIVVVMMTLMVQIFKFFGLQPGFQVTCSFYVFVDTCYYSMVYVGKNILTAIRVERCISILFPLWHPTARPKKFSTIACAVLWLLGIVEGLLDVFVCDPRAYIKQQLACAAIEVTIFVSAVGICLPLMVISSATLLFKIGRTFRQQYPPKLYMVIIIAVIVFVVSVLPLNIPRFILFYRPTEPEPPDKLIFISQYWLVFNSTVNPYIYFLVGRKWNQTICCSLRDSLHRAFVVDTDSDHCLERQEDRSHVEAN; from the coding sequence ATGAACATCACCAGTGTAAATGAGATAGACATAAATGGCACCATACTGCAGGACCACAGATTGTGCACAGAAGATCCAGAGCGACGTCTCCCCGCTGTAGACGCCATTTTCCTTGGAATTTGTGTCCTCGGCTTGGTGGGAAACATTATTGTGTTTTGGAACCTTTGCTTCAGAATCCCGAGGAACAAATATACAGTTTACATTGCCAACCTGTCCATAGCTGACACCCTCATGATAGTAGTTGTAATGATGACGCTGATGGTCCAGATCTTCAAGTTCTTTGGACTTCAACCTGGATTTCAAGTCACGTGTTCATTCTATGTATTTGTGGACACGTGTTATTACTCCATGGTCTATGTCGGGAAGAATATCCTCACAGCCATCAGGGTGGAGAGGTGCATTTCCATCCTGTTCCCCCTTTGGCATCCCACTGCTCGCCCCAAAAAGTTTTCCACTATAGCCTGTGCAGTTCTCTGGCTCCTTGGCATTGTGGAAGGTCTCCTGGATGTCTTTGTGTGCGATCCAAGAGCTTACATAAAACAGCAGTTAGCATGTGCAGCAATTGAAGTGACAATTTTCGTGTCCGCAGTTGGGATCTGTCTGCCCCTTATGGTTATTTCCAGTGCCACCTTGCTCTTCAAGATTGGCCGGACCTTTCGCCAGCAATACCCCCCTAAGCTGTACATGGTTATCATCATAGCAGTCATTGTCTTTGTCGTATCTGTGCTGCCATTAAATATTCCACGATTTATACTGTTCTATAGGCCAACCGAACCAGAACCACCCGACAAACTGATTTTTATTAGTCAATATTGGTTGGTATTCAACAGCACAGTCAACCCTTATATCTACTTCCTCGTTGGGAGAAAATGGAACCAGACCATATGTTGTTCCCTTAGAGATTCCCTTCACCGAGCCTTTGTGGTGGACACAGACAGTGATCATTGTTTGGAAAGACAGGAAGACCGATCACATGTTGAAGCAAACTAA
- the LOC140337438 gene encoding mas-related G-protein coupled receptor member D-like, translated as MNITSLNASNQNYTLIEDSRQDQDQKTIVAVVFLVFSVIGVVGNITVFWFLCFKIQRNKYTVYIVNLSATDALLDSVAIMALIINIYIFQGPNPQFKGEASLNLALTILYYAMIYIGMYLLTSISTERCISVLFPIWNTVHRPRNLSTIMCCFAWALGSLESLLDNFVCGPEPWNEWKFNCLHIGVMNFVLAVGICLPLMIISSLILLIKIRKTFRQRYPPKLYIIIIVAAIMFTLSVLPLNTIRFLILCKLIPAKFLPISTVTPSEYWMIVNSALNPIIYVLIGRRWGQMTCFSIKDTLHRAFTLETTE; from the coding sequence ATGAATATCACAAGTTTGAATGCCAGCAACCAAAATTATACCTTGATTGAAGATTCCAGACAGGACCAAGATCAAAAGACGATAGTAGCTGTGGTTTTTCTGGTCTTTTCTGTTATTGGCGTGGTGGGAAATATTACTGTGTTTTGGTTCCTTTGCTTCAAGATCCAGAGAAACAAATATACAGTTTACATTGTGAATCTTTCGGCAACTGACGCCCTCTTGGATTCAGTGGCTATTATGGCTTTgattataaatatctatattttccaAGGTCCCAATCCtcaatttaaaggggaagcctCTTTGAATTTAGCCTTGACTATATTGTATTATGCCATGATCTATATTGGAATGTACCTCCTCACTTCTATCAGTACGGAAAGGTGCATTTCAGTGCTGTTCCCTATTTGGAACACTGTTCATCGTCCAAGAAATCTCTCCACTATTATGTGTTGCTTTGCATGGGCCCTTGGCAGCCTGGAAAGTCTCCTGGATAACTTTGTATGTGGACCTGAACCTTGGAATGAATGGAAATTCAATTGTTTGCACATTGGAGTGATGAATTTTGTTTTAGCTGTTGGGATCTGCCTACCtcttatgatcatttccagtctCATTCTGCTCATCAAAATAAGGAAAACATTCCGGCAGCGATACCCACCTAAACTCTACATCATCATCATTGTGGCAGCCATTATGTTCACCTTGTCTGTTCTACCACTGAATACCATACgttttttaatattgtgcaaGCTGATTCCAGCAAAATTTCTACCAATCAGCACAGTTACTCCGAGTGAATACTGGATGATAGTTAATAGTGCGCTAAACCCTATTATTTATGTTCTTATTGGGAGAAGATGGGGCCAGATGACCTGTTTTTCCATAAAGGACACCCTTCATAGAGCTTTTACTTTGGAAACTACTGAATGA